DNA sequence from the Oligoflexus sp. genome:
TGCTCCAGACGTTTTTCCAGGCGCAGACTGGTCCGCGACATCGAAAAGCAGAAGAGCCAAAATACAAAACCCGCAAACACATAGCCTTCCATCGCATAGCCCATCCATTCGGGATCGGTGCTGGCGGCCTGAACCATACCCAAAAGATCGAACATGCCGATGATAAGGACAAGGCTGGTATCCTTGAACAGACTGATAAAGGTGTTCACGATCCCAGGAATCACCTGACGCAAAGCCTGCGGCAGCACCACAAGGCCCATGCTTTGCCAGTATCCAAAGCCCAAAGCTGCTGCGGCTTCATGCTGACCTTTCGGAACAGCCTGCAGTCCAGCCCGCACGACTTCAGCCATGTACGCGCTGGTAAAGAGCACGACACCGACGAGGCAACGCAGGAGTTTATCGAATTCCACTCCGGGCGGCAGAAAAAAAGGCAGCATCACCGAGGCCATGAAAAGAACGGTAATGAGCGGGACACCACGCCAGAGCTCGATGAAGGCCACTGTGATCCAGCGCAAGAGCGGAAGCTCCGAGCGGCGTCCCAGAGCCAGAAGTATCCCCAAAGGCAGCGACAGGGAAATGCCGATCGCCGAAATCAAAAGCGTGAGCATCAGCCCGCCCCAGCGCGAGGTCTCGACCGAAGGCAAACCCCAAAATCCACCGCGAAGGATGAACCAGCTGCTGACAGGCAAGACCACGAGAAGAAAGGGGATCAAGGCTTTCCGAGCCGGAAACCTTGCCAAGCGCACTGGAATAAATCCAAGGATCCAAAGTATGGCCACGAGGATGGGGCGCCAGCGCTCACTCGGTTCATAGAAGCCGAAGATGAACTGATCGAAGCGCGCGCGGACGAAGAGCCAGCATGCGCCTTCGCCCGTACAGGCGCTGCGATCAGTGCCAGTGAATTGAGCCTTGAAAAAAAGCCAATCGAAGACCGGCCACGCCCAGTAAATCAAAAGAGCCAGCAGCACGCCCGTGATGACGAGCTGCAATGGCGATTTTTTGGCAAAACGAGTCCATGCCATGGATGAGGTCGCCATGCTTCAACTCCTTTGGCCAAGATAATGCAAAGTTTTGCTTTGATAGCGATTCATCGCGGCGCTGATGGACAAACTCAAAAGGAGATACACCATCATCACCATCGCCATGATTTCGACGGCCTGGCCGGTGATATTGATCGCGGTTCCGGAAAAGACCAGGACCAGATCGGGAAAGGCGATAGCCGCGGCTAAGGACGAGTTCTTCACAAGATTCAGATACTGCGATGTCAAAGGTGGAAGGATCACACGCAGGGCCTGCGGCA
Encoded proteins:
- a CDS encoding amino acid ABC transporter permease, with amino-acid sequence MAWTRFAKKSPLQLVITGVLLALLIYWAWPVFDWLFFKAQFTGTDRSACTGEGACWLFVRARFDQFIFGFYEPSERWRPILVAILWILGFIPVRLARFPARKALIPFLLVVLPVSSWFILRGGFWGLPSVETSRWGGLMLTLLISAIGISLSLPLGILLALGRRSELPLLRWITVAFIELWRGVPLITVLFMASVMLPFFLPPGVEFDKLLRCLVGVVLFTSAYMAEVVRAGLQAVPKGQHEAAAALGFGYWQSMGLVVLPQALRQVIPGIVNTFISLFKDTSLVLIIGMFDLLGMVQAASTDPEWMGYAMEGYVFAGFVFWLFCFSMSRTSLRLEKRLEQAR